One genomic segment of Cinclus cinclus chromosome 31, bCinCin1.1, whole genome shotgun sequence includes these proteins:
- the LOC134055364 gene encoding feather beta keratin-like, with product MSCYDLCAPTSCGPTPLANSCNEPCVRQCQDSTYVIQPSPVVVTLPGPILSSFPQNTAVGSSASAAVGDALSAGGVPISSGSSSGLGTLGYSGLGGIYGRSYRRSNRCGP from the coding sequence ATGTCCTGCTACGACCTCTGTGCCCCCACGTCCTGCGGTCCCACcccgctggccaacagctgcaacgAGCCCTGTGTGCGCCAGTGCCAGGACTCCACCTACGTGATCCAGCCCTCGCCCGTGGTGGTCACCCTGCCCGggcccatcctcagctccttcccccaAAACACCGCCGTGGGATCCTCGGCATCCGCGGCCGTCGGGGATGCTCTGAGCGCCGGGGGTGTCCCCATCTCCTCCGGCAGCTCCTCGGGGCTCGGCACTTTGGGGTACTCCGGTTTGGGAGGGATTTATGGAAGGTCCTACCGGCGCTCCAACCGCTGCGGGCCCTGA
- the LOC134055303 gene encoding scale keratin-like: MSCYDLCPPRSSSELCPPRSSVAVPQPIAESCNELCARQCPDSSALIQPPPVVVTFPGPILSSFPQQAVVGSSGAPAFGGSLGLGGLYGTGATQASGGLCTFGRACAAPACGPYAFPRYSKKFWDTCGPC; the protein is encoded by the coding sequence ATGTCCTGCTACGATCTGTGCccccccaggagcagctctgagctgtgtccccccaggagcagcgtggctgtgccccagcccaTCGCTGAGAGCTGCAACGAGCTGTGCGCCCGCCAGTGCCCCGACTCGTCGGCCTTGATCCAGCCGCCCCCGGTGGTGGTCACCTTCCCCGggcccatcctcagctccttcccccaGCAAGCCGTGGTGGGCTCCTCCGGAGCCCCGGCCTTTGGcggctccctggggctgggaggccTCTACGGCACCGGTGCCACCCAGGCCTCGGGAGGTCTCTGCACCTTTGGCAGAGCCTGCGCTGCTCCCGCCTGCGGCCCTTACGCCTTCCCCCGCTACAGCAAGAAGTTCTGGGACACCTGCGGGCCCTGCTAG
- the LOC134055304 gene encoding scale keratin-like, whose product MSCYDLCPPRSSSELCPPRSSVAVPQPIAESCNELCARQCPDSSALIQPPPVVVTFPGPILSSFPQQAVVGSSGAPAFGGSLGLGGLYGTGATQASGGLCTFGRACAAPACGPYAFPRYSKKFWDTCGPC is encoded by the coding sequence ATGTCCTGCTACGATCTGTGCccccccaggagcagctctgagctgtgtccccccaggagcagcgtggctgtgccccagcccaTCGCTGAGAGCTGCAACGAGCTGTGCGCCCGCCAGTGCCCCGACTCGTCGGCCTTGATCCAGCCGCCCCCGGTGGTGGTCACCTTCCCCGggcccatcctcagctccttcccccaGCAAGCCGTGGTGGGCTCCTCCGGAGCCCCGGCCTTTGGcggctccctggggctgggaggccTCTACGGCACCGGTGCCACCCAGGCCTCCGGAGGTCTCTGCACCTTTGGCAGAGCCTGCGCTGCTCCCGCCTGCGGCCCTTACGCCTTCCCCCGCTACAGCAAGAAGTTCTGGGACACCTGCGGGCCCTGCTAG
- the LOC134055219 gene encoding scale keratin-like isoform X1, translated as MSCYDLCSTAGSGVLRPQPLADSGNEPCVRQCPDSTTVIQPPAVVVTFPGPILSSFPQDSVVGSAGAPVLAASGASLGYGGYGSLGYGGFGSGGYGGFGYGGYGGLYGYGGSSLGYGGLGSFGGLGSCGGFRGLYGSGRFFGSGYCSPWSFRSSRSGRGSCGPC; from the coding sequence ATGTCCTGCTACGACCTGTGCTCCACCGCTGGCTCCGGCGTCCTGCggccccagcccctggctgaCAGCGGGAACGAGCCGTGTGTCCGCCAGTGCCCCGACTCCACCACCGTGATCCAGCCTCCCGCCGTGGTGGTCACCTTCCCCggccccatcctcagctccttcccgcaggaTTCCGTGGTGGGATCGGCTGGAGCTCCCGTCCTTGCAGCCTCTGGGGCCTCCCTGGGCTACGGGGGCTATGGGTCCCTGGGCTACGGGGGATTTGGATCTGGCGGATATGGGGGATTTGGCTATGGGGGTTATGGGGGTCTCTATGGATATGGGGGTTCCTCCCTGGGCTATGGGGGTCTGGGCTCctttgggggtctggggtcctGTGGGGGGTTCCGGGGCCTGTATGGCTCTGGCAGATTCTTTGGCTCTGGCTACTGCAGCCCTTGGTCTTTCCGCTCCAGCCGCTCCGGCCGCGGCAGCTGTGGCCCCTGCTAA
- the LOC134055219 gene encoding scale keratin-like isoform X2 → MSCYDLCSTAGSGVLRPQPLADSGNEPCVRQCPDSTTVIQPPAVVVTFPGPILSSFPQDSVVGSAGAPVLAASGASLGYGGYGSLGYGGFGSGGYGGFGYGGYGGLYGYGGSSLGYVGSGYCSPWSFRSSRSGRGSCGPC, encoded by the exons ATGTCCTGCTACGACCTGTGCTCCACCGCTGGCTCCGGCGTCCTGCggccccagcccctggctgaCAGCGGGAACGAGCCGTGTGTCCGCCAGTGCCCCGACTCCACCACCGTGATCCAGCCTCCCGCCGTGGTGGTCACCTTCCCCggccccatcctcagctccttcccgcaggaTTCCGTGGTGGGATCGGCTGGAGCTCCCGTCCTTGCAGCCTCTGGGGCCTCCCTGGGCTACGGGGGCTATGGGTCCCTGGGCTACGGGGGATTTGGATCTGGCGGATATGGGGGATTTGGCTATGGGGGTTATGGGGGTCTCTATGGATATGGGGGTTCCTCCCTGGGCTATG TTGGCTCTGGCTACTGCAGCCCTTGGTCTTTCCGCTCCAGCCGCTCCGGCCGCGGCAGCTGTGGCCCCTGCTAA
- the LOC134055363 gene encoding claw keratin-like yields MSCSSEPCGVSCPQPVAQSSNEPCVQQCPESRALILPPPVLVTIPGPVLSTCPQESVVGSSGPAWLGRSFSSRSSQGYGGNFGSGASGGYGGSLSLGGSSGYGGSFGSGGYGGSQGYGGNFGSGGYGGSQGYGGSFGCGGYGGSLGYGRSLGYGGDTGYGGSLGGYGGSLGGYGGSFGGYGGSLRGYGGSFGSSSSGFSSRGLGYSLPGFQRWGRSRRGSCGVF; encoded by the exons ATGTCCTGCTCCAGCGAGCCGTGCGGCGTGAGCTGCCCGCAGCCCGTGGCCCAGAGCTCCAACGAGCCGTGTGTGCAGCAGTGCCCCGAGTCCAGAGCCCTGATCCTGCCCCCGCCCGTGCTGGTGACCATCCCGGGGCCCGTGCTCAGCACCTGCCCCCAGGAGAGCGTCGTGGGATCGTCGGGCCCAGCGTGGCTGGGGCGTTCCTTCAGTTCCCGCAGCTCCCAGGGCTACGGGGGCAACTTTGGGTCTGGAGCTTCTGGGGGTTATGGGGGCTCCCTGAGCTTGGGGGGCTCCTCTGGCTATGGGGGCTCCTTTGGGTCTGGAGGTTATGGGGGCTCTCAGGGCTATGGGGGCAACTTTGGGTCTGGAGGTTATGGGG GTTCCCAGGGCTATGGGGGCTCCTTTGG CTGTGGGGGCTATGGGGGCTCCCTTGGCTATGGCCGTTCCCTGGGTTATGGAGGTGACACTGGCTATGGGGGCTCCTTGGGGGGCTATGGGGGCTCCTTGGGGGGCTATGGGGGCTCCTTTGGAGGTTATGGGGGTTCCCTGAGGGGCTATGGGGGCTCCTTTGGCTCCTCCAGCTCTGGTTTCTCCTCGCGGGGCCTGGGCTATTCCCTGCCCggcttccagagatggggcaggtCCCGCCGTGGGAGCTGTGGGGTTTTCTAA
- the LOC134055138 gene encoding scale keratin-like, giving the protein MSCYDLCPPRSSSELCPPRSSVAVPQPIAESCNELCARQCPDSSALIQPPPVVVTFPGPILSSFPQQAVVGSSGVPAFGGSLGLGGLYGTGATQASGGLCTFGRACAAPACGPYAFPRYSKKFWDTCGPC; this is encoded by the coding sequence ATGTCCTGCTACGATCTGTGCccccccaggagcagctctgagctgtgtccccccaggagcagcgtggctgtgccccagcccaTCGCTGAGAGCTGCAACGAGCTGTGCGCCCGCCAGTGCCCCGACTCGTCGGCCTTGATCCAGCCGCCCCCGGTGGTGGTCACCTTCCCCGggcccatcctcagctccttcccccaGCAAGCCGTGGTGGGCTCCTCCGGAGTCCCGGCCTTTGGcggctccctggggctgggaggccTCTACGGCACCGGTGCCACCCAGGCCTCGGGAGGTCTCTGCACCTTTGGCAGAGCCTGCGCTGCTCCCGCCTGCGGCCCTTACGCCTTCCCCCGCTACAGCAAGAAGTTCTGGGACACCTGCGGGCCCTGCTAG
- the LOC134055305 gene encoding claw keratin-like — protein MSSQQRRMSCSSEPCGVSCPQPVAQSSNEPCVQQCPESRALILPPPVLVTIPGPVLSTCPQESVVGSSGPAWLGRSFSSRSSQGYGGNFGSGASGGYGGSLSLGGSSGYGGNFGSGGYGGSWRNLGSFGWGPYGGSQGYGGSFGCGGYGGSLGYGRSLGYGGDTGYGGSLGGYGGSLGGYGGSFGGYGGSLRGYGGSFGSSSSGFSSRGLGYSLPGFQRWGRSRRGSCGVF, from the exons ATGA GCTCCCAGCAGAGAAGGATGTCCTGCTCCAGCGAGCCGTGCGGCGTGAGCTGCCCGCAGCCCGTGGCCCAGAGCTCCAACGAGCCGTGTGTGCAGCAGTGCCCCGAGTCCAGAGCCCTGATCCTGCCCCCGCCCGTGCTGGTGACCATCCCGGGGCCCGTGCTCAGCACCTGCCCCCAGGAGAGCGTCGTGGGATCGTCGGGCCCAGCGTGGCTGGGGCGTTCCTTCAGTTCCCGCAGCTCCCAGGGCTACGGGGGCAACTTTGGGTCTGGAGCTTCTGGGGGTTATGGGGGCTCCCTGAGCTTGGGGGGCTCCTCTGGCTATGGGGGCAACTTTGGGTCTGGAGGTTATGGGGGCtcctggagaaatttgggctCCTTTGGGTGGGGACCTTATGGAGGTTCCCAGGGCTATGGGGGCTCCTTTGG CTGTGGGGGCTATGGGGGCTCCCTTGGCTATGGCCGTTCCCTGGGTTATGGAGGTGACACTGGCTATGGGGGTTCCTTGGGGGGCTATGGGGGCTCCTTGGGGGGCTATGGGGGCTCCTTTGGAGGTTATGGGGGTTCCCTGAGGGGCTATGGGGGCTCCTTTGGCTCCTCCAGCTCTGGTTTCTCCTCGCGGGGCCTGGGCTATTCCCTGCCCggcttccagagatggggcaggtCCCGCCGTGGGAGCTGTGGGGTTTTCTAA
- the LOC134055137 gene encoding scale keratin-like yields the protein MSCYDLCPPRSSSELCPPRSSVAVPQPIAESCNELCARQCPDSSALIQPPPVVVTFPGPILSSFPQQAVVGSSGAPAFGGSLGLGGLYGTGATQAPGGLCTFGRACAAPACGPYAFPRYSKKFWDTCGPC from the coding sequence ATGTCCTGCTACGATCTGTGCccccccaggagcagctctgagctgtgtccccccaggagcagcgtggctgtgccccagcccaTCGCTGAGAGCTGCAACGAGCTGTGCGCCCGCCAGTGCCCCGACTCGTCGGCCTTGATCCAGCCGCCCCCGGTGGTGGTCACCTTCCCCGggcccatcctcagctccttcccccaGCAAGCCGTGGTGGGCTCCTCCGGAGCCCCGGCCTTTGGcggctccctggggctgggaggccTCTACGGCACCGGTGCCACCCAGGCCCCGGGAGGTCTCTGCACCTTTGGCAGAGCCTGCGCTGCTCCCGCCTGCGGCCCTTACGCCTTCCCCCGCTACAGCAAGAAGTTCTGGGACACCTGCGGGCCCTGCTAG